A window of Candidatus Fermentibacter sp. genomic DNA:
TGACCACGCCCGTGAAGTCCTGGGCCGACCAGGCCGCCTGCACTTCGAGGAAGCCCTTCCCGGCCTTCCTCAGGAAGGCGTCGGGATCGAAGGCGGGATCGCGCCTGCGAAGGGCTTCGAGCCGCTGCGAGAGATCCTCCTGGCGGCGCACCGCGGCTACCCTGCCGGCCCTCTCGATGGTGCGGTACTGGTTGCCGGTGCGCGCGGCCCGGCCCATCCTCGAGACGGCTATGACCCCGACCACCAGCAGGGGCACGCCGATCAGGGGCTGTCTGAAGGCGAGCTGGACGAGCCAGAACACGAGGTATCCCAGGCCGTCGCCGCCTCCGCCCCCCCCTCCTCCTCCTCCATCGCCTCCGAAGCTCTGGCCGCCCCCCGCCCTTGCGTAGGCGGGTGACGGCAGCGCCACGAGAAGGGTCAGCATTGCTGCGAGCAGGACGATCCGGGCGGTGTGCGACTTCATGTGTGTTCCCTCCGGAGCGTGAAGCTAGCGGAGGCACGGCGTGCTGTCCATATCCACTAGTCCGCCTTCCCCTCCCTGCTATAATCACGCCTATGCCTGACATGGAGTTGCCTGCACAGCCAGCGTTCCCGGAGGGTATGGCCGGTTCGGCCTGGGAGCCGTTCCGCCATGCCGATCCCGGCCGGCGGGTGACCGTAGTCGTGAACGACGCCACGAGGCCGGCCGTTGCGCACGCGCTCCTGGAGCCCGTGGCGGACCTGCTCGAGGGGCGGGTGAGGATCATCGTCGCCACCGGCACCCACGAGGATGTTCCGGGGACGATGAAGGACCTGCTCCTCGGAGGGGTCTTCCCAGGAGCCGGCTGGACGTGCAACAGCCGCGGCGGAGGGGAGAGGGTGCGCCTGGGGAGGACATCCTCCGGAACCGAGGCGAGAGTGCATCCCTGGCTCGTGGAGGCGGATACGGTGATCCTCGCCGGCTCGGTCGAGCCGCACTACTTCGCGGGCTTCACCGGGGGCCGGAAGGCCGTGCTGCCCGGTTGCGCGGCATTCGAGTCCATCGAGGCGAACCATTCTCTTGCCTGCCTCGAGGGATCGGCCCCCGCCGTCCTGGAGGGCAACCCGGTGCACGCCGACATGGCCGAGGCCGCGGAGATGCTGGAGAGACTCGTGCCCGTTGTCATGGCCGGCGCCGTGGTCCGCGGGAACCGGGGCCTGCACATCGCGGTCGGAAGCCTGGCGGAGGCCTTCGCCTCGTGCGTCGGATCGGCCCGCGATCATCTCTGCGTCGGGATGGCGCACCCGGTCGAAAGGATCGTGCTGAAACCCGGGGGAGGTCTCGAGACTAACCTCTACCAGTCGATGAAGGCGGTCTACAACTTCGAGGCGGCCGTCGCCGAGGGCGGGGCCGTCCTGCTCGACAGCGACTGCCGCGGGGGGCTCGGCGCCGCGCACATGGACGAGGTCCTGAGGGCATCCATGGAGCCGGGCGCCCTCGAGGGTGCCGGGAGGCGGTATTTCCTGGGCTGGCATTCCGTGTCCAGGCTGGCGAGGATCCGGAAGAGGGCCTCGATCGCACTCAGGTCGGGCCTGGAGCCGGAACTCGTTCGCAGCCTGGGTTTCGAACCCGTAAGGGATGCCGTGGAATGGGCCGGAGGATGTGCAGTTGTCATTCCCGACGCCGGGAGCACTGCGCCGGTCCTCCCCGGCCCGGGTGCGCCCGGATCGGATGGAGCATGACGGAATGAGGATTTCCAGCTACCGCCTCGTCATCCTGGTGCTGGCCGGAGTGCTGGCCTACCTGTTCCTCATCTACAGCCACGGCCTGGTGAGCCGGCTCGAGGAGACCAACCGCCTCGCCAACGAGACGATCGCCAGGTTCTGGGCTGGCACGCAGATCCCTCTCTCGCTGATCATGGAGGAGAGGCGGATCTCTGTCTGCTCGAACTGCGGAGAAGCGGTCGGCAGCGCGGTGGAGACGGACGGGTACAGGAGCTTCTGCAAGACCTGCGGCGAGGAGACCTGGCACAACGTCGTCGACAGGTGGACCGAGGAAGAGAGGGAGAGGATCCTCTCCCACACGAGGCTGCTGTTCAGGGATCTCGTGGGCAGGCTCGGGTACGCCACCATCCTCGCCGATCTGAACAGCGTGCCCCAGATAGTGAACGGCGAGCCGCTCCCCGACTCCATTTCGGAAGAAGACCTCGTGGCCTGGAACGAGGTGATGCACAAGCTGAGCGAGTTCAACCCGCCGATACCCGTCGTCACGATGGAGTCGGACACTATCGGGTGGCTCTTCTACGGAGTCGACAACCTCAACAGGGAGCTCATCGTAGTGCCCTTCGTCGAGCTGGGGATGCTGCTCCTCCTCGGGGGACTGCTCCTGCTGGTGATCCGTATCGAGCTGCGCAGGGAGAAGGAGATGTCCTGGGTGGGCTTCGCCAAGGAGACGGCGCATCAGCTCAGCACGCCCATCTCCTCCCTGATGGGCTGGGTGGAGATCCTGAGGCAGAGGAACGGGATCGAGGGGCCGGAGGATCCCGAGATCCTGGAGGCGGCGGTCTCGATGGAGGCCGACATCGCCAGGCTGAACCAGATCGTGCAGCGATACGGGGAGATGGGCAAGAAGCCCCGGCTGGCACCCGCCGACATCAACTCCGAGATCGTCTCGGCCATGGACTATTTCAGGAACCGTCCGGGCCTCGTGTTCTCGGGAGTTTCGTTCGAGACATCGCTGGAGGCGACCCGCAGCGTGATGCTCAACCGTGTCCTGTTCGGATGGGTGCTGGAGAACCTGGTCAAGAACTCCCTGAGCGCCCTCTCCGATACTCCGTCGGGCGTGGTGTCGATCAGCACCGCCGACAGGCCCGAGAAGGGCGGCATGGTCGAGGTGCAGGTGACCGACAACGGCCGCGGGATATCCCACGGGGACCATGGCAGGATCTTCCAGCCGGGCTTCACCACGCG
This region includes:
- a CDS encoding lactate racemase domain-containing protein produces the protein MAGSAWEPFRHADPGRRVTVVVNDATRPAVAHALLEPVADLLEGRVRIIVATGTHEDVPGTMKDLLLGGVFPGAGWTCNSRGGGERVRLGRTSSGTEARVHPWLVEADTVILAGSVEPHYFAGFTGGRKAVLPGCAAFESIEANHSLACLEGSAPAVLEGNPVHADMAEAAEMLERLVPVVMAGAVVRGNRGLHIAVGSLAEAFASCVGSARDHLCVGMAHPVERIVLKPGGGLETNLYQSMKAVYNFEAAVAEGGAVLLDSDCRGGLGAAHMDEVLRASMEPGALEGAGRRYFLGWHSVSRLARIRKRASIALRSGLEPELVRSLGFEPVRDAVEWAGGCAVVIPDAGSTAPVLPGPGAPGSDGA
- a CDS encoding HAMP domain-containing sensor histidine kinase, which produces MRISSYRLVILVLAGVLAYLFLIYSHGLVSRLEETNRLANETIARFWAGTQIPLSLIMEERRISVCSNCGEAVGSAVETDGYRSFCKTCGEETWHNVVDRWTEEERERILSHTRLLFRDLVGRLGYATILADLNSVPQIVNGEPLPDSISEEDLVAWNEVMHKLSEFNPPIPVVTMESDTIGWLFYGVDNLNRELIVVPFVELGMLLLLGGLLLLVIRIELRREKEMSWVGFAKETAHQLSTPISSLMGWVEILRQRNGIEGPEDPEILEAAVSMEADIARLNQIVQRYGEMGKKPRLAPADINSEIVSAMDYFRNRPGLVFSGVSFETSLEATRSVMLNRVLFGWVLENLVKNSLSALSDTPSGVVSISTADRPEKGGMVEVQVTDNGRGISHGDHGRIFQPGFTTRRGGWGLGLTLSRRIIEEYHSGSLRLVASSPGKGSTFSIMLPAVEEAGDAGADDDTVG